One region of Oryza glaberrima chromosome 7, OglaRS2, whole genome shotgun sequence genomic DNA includes:
- the LOC127780404 gene encoding probable carboxylesterase 3 — translation MASMQEKMIREAMAAMNGQTAADVAVNLYPFIRKYTDGRVERLLTSSYVPASEDAGRGRGGVGVATRDVVVDRDNGVSARLFLPSSAATGGGGGGRRLPVVLYFHGGSFCTESAFCRTYHRYASSLASRAGALVVSVEYRLAPEHPIPAAYDDAWAAFRWVESLSDPWLAEYGDLRRTFVAGDSAGGNIAYHTVARAGRENVGGGIQGLIMVHPFFWGPERLPCETVWDGASVFPAFGVDWLWPFVTAGQADNDDPRIDPADDELASLPCRRVLMAVAGRDTLRDRGRRLASRMRGDVTVVESEGEDHGFHLYSPLRATSKRLMQSIVQFINQPPSPCPPPPAPAPSPAMRWPATILPELDEWSSTYSDDTANSSQILLGMPARAYKAIFVDRMDRKAAKTGRLSSNPTVNASLSIGPSGKASKTSCYGMSFGRTRAYNFRGVAAAGSGQCQPPFRGATI, via the coding sequence ATGGCCAGCATGCAGGAGAAGATGATCAGGGAGGCAATGGCGGCAATGAACGGGCagaccgccgccgacgtcgccgtgaACCTCTACCCGTTCATCCGCAAGTACACCGACGGCCGCGTCGAGCGGCTGCTGACGAGCTCCTACGTGCCGGCGTCGGAGGACGCCGGCAGGGGCAGGGGCGGCGTCGGTGTGGCGACGAgggacgtcgtcgtcgatcgTGACAACGGCGTGTCCGCGCGGCTGTTCCTCCCGTCCtccgcggccaccggcggcggcggcggtggcaggaggCTACCCGTGGTGCTGTACTTCCACGGCGGCTCGTTCTGCACGGAGAGCGCCTTCTGCCGGACGTACCACCGGTACGCCAGCTCACTCGCGTCGCGCGCCGGGGCGCTCGTCGTGTCCGTCGAGTACCGCCTCGCGCCGGAGCACCCGATACCCGCGGCGTACGACGACGCGTGGGCGGCGTTCCGGTGGGTGGAGTCGCTGTCCGACCCGTGGCTCGCGGAGTACGGCGACCTGCGACGGacgttcgtcgccggcgacagcgCCGGCGGCAACATCGCCTACCACACGGtggcgcgcgccggccgcgagaacgtcggcggcggcatccagGGCCTGATCATGGTGCACCCATTCTTCTGGGGGCCCGAGAGGCTGCCGTGCGAGACGGTCTGGGACGGGGCGTCGGTGTTCCCGGCGTTCGGCGTCGACTGGCTCTGGCCGTTCGTGACGGCCGGCCAGGCGGACAACGACGACCCCCGCATCGaccccgccgacgacgagctcgcgTCCCTGCCCTGCCGCCGCGTGCTCATGGCCGTGGCCGGGAGGGACACCCTGCGcgaccgcggccgccgcctcgcgtcccGGATGCGCGGCGACGTGACGGTGGTGGAGTCGGAGGGCGAGGACCACGGCTTCCACCTCTACAGCCCGCTGCGCGCCACCAGCAAGAGGCTCATGCAGAGCATCGTGCAGTTCATCAACCAGCCGCCTAGCCCATGCccacctccgccggcgccggcgccatcgccggcgatgAGGTGGCCGGCAACCATTCTTCCAGAGCTCGACGAGTGGTCGTCGACGTACAGTGACGACACTGCCAATTCCTCGCAGATTCTTCTTGGCATGCCTGCTAGGGCATACAAGGCAATATTCGTTGATAGGATGGACAGGAAAGCTGCTAAGACTGGACGACTAAGCTCTAATCCGACGGTTAATGCGTCATTAAGCATTGGTCCCAGCGGGAAAGCATCAAAGACAAGCTGCTACGGGATGTCATTTGGCCGGACCAGAGCTTACAATTTCAGAGGGGTAGCAGCTGCGGGGAGCGGCCAGTGTCAGCCTCCCTTCCGTGGAGCGACGATTTGA
- the LOC127778819 gene encoding bisdemethoxycurcumin synthase-like, translating to MGSTPAAVPVTVDELRRAQRADGTAAVLAIGTANPANCVTQADYADLYCRVTNSEHVAGFKDKLDALCVSASGSEKRFFHHTEEMINAHPEFLDRATPSLDARLEIAAAAVPELAATAAARAIVQWGRTATDITHLVVTTNAGAHAPGADVRLAALLGLRPTVRRTMIHLNGCSAGAAALRLAKDLAENSRGARVLVACVELTVLTFRGPDSPHTVTCQALFGDGAGAVIVGADAARPVEHPLFEMVSASQTLIPGTEHVITMQLTEHGLDGDIDTKELVPLAANNVKQCLSDALTPLGLDGGEWNDLFWAVHPGSPLILDHIESALQLKQGKLAASRKVLRENGNMLGSTLIFVLEEQRRRMEEEGDGAEWGVMLGFGPGFTIETMVLHAPDDSRKKN from the exons ATGGGGAGCACTCCGGCTGCTGTTCCGGTCAccgtcgacgagctccggcgtgcGCAGCGCGCAGacggcaccgccgccgtgctggcCATCGGCACGGCGAACCCGGCGAACTGCGTGACCCAGGCCGACTACGCCGACTTGTACTGCCGTGTCACCAACAGCGAGCACGTTGCTGGGTTCAAAGACAAATTAGACGCACTAT GCGTATCGGCGTCGGGCAGTGAGAAGCGTTTCTTCCACCACACCGAGGAAATGATCAACGCACACCCTGAATTCCTCGACCGCGCGACGCCGTCGCTGGACGCGCGCCTggagatcgccgccgcggccgtcccaGAGCTcgccgcgacggccgcggcgagggccATCGTCCAGTGGGGCCGCACCGCCACCGACATCACCCACCTCGTCGTCACCACCAACGCGGGGGCCCACGCCCCGGGCGCCGacgtccgcctcgccgcgctcctcggcctccgcccCACCGTGCGCCGCACCATGATCCACCTCAACGGCTGctccgcgggcgccgccgcgctgcgcctCGCCAAGGACCTCGCCGAGAAcagccgcggcgcgcgcgtcctCGTCGCCTGCGTCGAGCTCACCGTCCTCACCTTCCGCGGGCCGGACAGCCCCCACACCGTCACCTGCCAGGCGCTgttcggcgacggcgccggcgcggtcatcgtcggcgccgacgccgcgcgccCCGTCGAGCACCCGCTTTTCGAGATGGTCTCCGCCTCGCAGACGCTCATACCGGGGACCGAGCACGTCATCACCATGCAGCTCACGGAGCACGGCCTCGacggcgacatcgacaccaAAGAGCTCGTCCCTCTCGCCGCGAACAACGTCAAGCAGTGCCTCTCCGACGCGCTCACGCCGctcggcctcgacggcggcgagtggAACGACCTCTTCTGGGCGGTGCACCCGGGAAGCCCGTTGATCTTGGACCACATCGAGAGCGCTCTCCAGCTAAAGCAGGGGAAACTGGCAGCGAGCCGAAAGGTGCTAAGGGAGAACGGCAACATGCTGGGCAGCACGCTGATCTTCGTGCTGGAGGAGCAGCGAAGGCggatggaggaggaaggagacggaGCCGAGTGGGGGGTGATGCTGGGATTTGGACCCGGTTTCACCATTGAGACCATGGTGCTCCACGCACCTGATGACAGCCGGAAGAAGAATTAG
- the LOC127780376 gene encoding probable carboxylesterase 2: MHAQKNAVVVADDVAVDFYPFIVRYSDGRLERLLCSSLVPASEDPAASRGGVATRDVIIDERNGVSARLFLPSGADGGRRRLRLPVVVYFHGGCFCTESAFGRTYHRYAASLASRAGALVVSVEYRLAPEHPVPAAHDDAWAALRWAASLSDPWLADHADPGRTFVAGDSAGGHIAYRTAVRAASREGGDIGIEGLIIIHPYFWGARMLPSEAAWDGESVIKPHQVGELWPFVTSGKAGNDDPWIDPPVEEVASLTCRRALVAVAEKDFLRDRGRLLAARMRGCAWAGGGDGRNVTLVESESEDHGFHLYSPLRATSRRLMESIVRFINQPSPSPAPLRWPATILSQLHDTTDSPQILLPMPTRKYKAVFIDRLEKRTKTGASSATSTAVNASLAIGRGKLATKKSYGLFFGQTRAYIYVGLAAGSLQCPRPFCGAPSG, encoded by the coding sequence cgacgacgtcgccgtggACTTCTATCCGTTCATAGTCAGGTACAGCGACGGCCGTCTCGAGCGTCTCCTGTGCAGCTCCTTGGTGCCGGCGTCGGAGGACCCGGCCgccagccgcggcggcgtggcgacgagGGACGTCATCATCGACGAACGCAACGGCGTGTCCGCCCGCCTGTTCCTCCCgtccggcgccgacggcgggaggaggcggcttcGTCTTCCCGTCGTCGTGTACTTCCACGGCGGCTGCTTCTGCACCGAGAGCGCCTTCGGCCGGACGTACCACCGctacgccgcctccctcgcctcgCGCGCCGGGGCGCTCGTCGTGTCCGTCGAGTACCGCCTCGCGCCGGAGCACCCCGTGCCCGCGGCGCACGACGACGCGtgggcggcgctccggtgggcGGCGTCCCTCTCGGACCCCTGGCTCGCCGACCACGCGGACCCCGGCCGCacgttcgtcgccggcgacagcgCCGGCGGCCACATCGCGTACCGCACGGCAGTGCGCGCCGCCAGCCGCGAAGGCGGCGACATCGGCATCGAGGGGCTCATAATCATCCACCCTTACTTCTGGGGAGCTCGCATGCTGCCTTCCGAGGCGGCCTGGGACGGCGAGTCGGTGATCAAGCCGCATCAGGTCGGCGAGCTCTGGCCGTTCGTGACGTCCGGCAAGGCGGGCAACGACGACCCATGGATCGACCCTCCCGTCGAGGAGGTCGCGTCGCTAACCTGCCGTCGCGCGCTGGTGGCCGTGGCGGAGAAGGACTTCCTACGCgaccgcggccgcctcctcgccgcccgcatgcgcggctgcgcgtgggccggtggcggcgacggacgCAACGTGACGCTTGTGGAGTCGGAGAGCGAGGACCACGGGTTCCACCTCTACAGCCCTCTCCGCGCGACCAGCAGGAGGCTCATGGAGAGCATCGTGCGGTTCATCAACCAGCCTAGCCCTagccccgcgccgctgcggTGGCCGGCCACCATCCTTTCCCAGCTGCATGACACTACCGACTCGCCACAGATTCTTCTACCCATGCCCACTAGGAAGTACAAAGCAGTATTTATTGACAGGTTGGAAAAGAGAACTAAAACAGGTGCAAGCTCAGCTACTAGTACTGCTGTTAATGCATCGTTAGCAATCGGCCGGGGAAAATTAGCAACAAAGAAAAGCTACGGTTTGTTCTTCGGCCAGACAAGGGCTTATATTTACGTAGGGTTAGCTGCAGGGAGCCTGCAGTGTCCTCGTCCCTTCTGTGGAGCACCGTCAGGTTAG